A single region of the Lycium barbarum isolate Lr01 chromosome 2, ASM1917538v2, whole genome shotgun sequence genome encodes:
- the LOC132629149 gene encoding uncharacterized protein LOC132629149 codes for MMLDLDNQVQSILTCFDKEKEETKSKYQVRLNALIDVARFLLKERMPFRGHDKSETSARRGNFLDLLKWYADKNEDVKQIVLENAPQNDIMICPSIQKDIVSSCAKETVKAIVEDLNGDYFGILVDESKDVSHKKQMALILRYVNKEEHNLSPSQIRGQGYDGASNMKGEINGLKTLIMKDSPSAYCTRCFAHQLQLTLVDVSKKHREVDQFFDILANVLNVIGGSFKRRDMLKDDQVKKFKELLVLGEVHTGEVD; via the exons ATGATGTTAGATTTAGATAATCAAGTACAATCTATTCTAACTTGTTTTGACAAGGAAAAGGAGGAAACTAAAAGCAAATATCAGGTTCGCTTGAATGCTTTGATTGATGTTGCAAGGTTTCTTTTAAAAGAACGAATGCCTTTTCGAGGCCATGATAAAAGTGAAACTTCCGCAAGAAGAGGAAACTTTTTAGATCTCTTAAAGTGGTATGCGGATAAGAATGAAGATGTGAAACAGATTGTGTTAGAAAATGCTCCACAAAATGACATCATGATTTGTCCAAGTATCCAAAAAGACATTGTGAGTTCTTGTGCAAAAGAAACAGTGAAAGCAATTGTTGAAGACTTAAATGGGGATTACTTTGGGATATTAGTTGATGAGTCTAAGGATGTCTCTCATAAAAAACAAATGGCTCTCATTCTGCGGTATGTCAATAAAGAGG AACATAATTTGAGTCCATCTCAAATTCGGGGACAGGGTTATGATGGAGCTAGTAACATGAAGGGAGAAATCAATGGTCTTAAAACTTTGATTATGAAAGATTCTCCTTCGGCATATTGCACACGTTGCTTTGCTCATCAATTACAATTGACTCTTGTAGATGTTTCAAAGAAGCATCGTGAGGTAGATCAATTTTTTGATATTCTTGCTAATGTTTTAAATGTTATTGGAGGTTCTTTTAAGCGTAGGGATATGCTTAAAGATGATCAAGTAAAAAAATTCAAAGAGCTACTAGTGCTCGGTGAAGTTCATACAGGCGAAGTGGATTGA